Proteins from one Candidatus Omnitrophota bacterium genomic window:
- the serS gene encoding serine--tRNA ligase, whose protein sequence is MLDLKFIRDNPDKVKKACEERGKPADIDGLLSLDEKRRKALKETEDIKRSKNIASDEIAKLLREKQDAKATIAGMKAISEKEKSLDEEIRVIEKDIQAALYNIPNIPHESVPVGKDASANKIVRAWGKERKLGFKPLTHIELGEYLDILDFPRAAKITGSNFPLFKGDGAKLERSLINFMLDLHTKEHGYREIFPPFLVNRASMTGTGQLPKFEEDMYRLKDEDLFLVPTAEVPLTNLHMNEILDEEILPVYYTAYTACFRREAGSYGKDTKGLMRVHQFDKVELVKFVKPGTSYDELEKLVVNAEKVLQKLDLQYRIVALSTGDLSFAAAKCYDFEAFAPGVNAWLEVSSCSNFEDFQARRASIKFRSKDTGKSEYVHTLNGSGVAMARTVIAILENYQNKDGSVTIPEVLRPYMDGKDKIVPPKK, encoded by the coding sequence ATGCTAGACTTAAAATTCATAAGAGATAATCCCGATAAGGTAAAGAAGGCCTGCGAAGAACGCGGCAAGCCCGCGGATATCGACGGTCTTTTGTCGCTTGATGAGAAACGCCGCAAGGCCCTTAAAGAGACCGAGGATATCAAGCGCAGCAAGAATATCGCCTCGGACGAGATAGCGAAACTTCTTCGCGAGAAACAGGATGCCAAGGCGACGATCGCCGGGATGAAGGCGATCTCGGAAAAAGAAAAATCTCTCGACGAGGAAATAAGGGTTATAGAGAAGGATATCCAGGCCGCGCTGTATAATATCCCGAATATCCCGCACGAGTCCGTGCCTGTCGGCAAGGACGCCTCCGCAAATAAGATAGTAAGGGCATGGGGCAAGGAGAGGAAGTTAGGTTTTAAGCCGCTCACGCATATCGAACTGGGCGAATATCTCGATATATTGGACTTCCCGCGCGCCGCGAAGATAACCGGGAGCAATTTCCCGCTCTTTAAGGGCGACGGGGCGAAACTTGAGCGTTCTTTGATAAATTTTATGCTGGACCTTCACACGAAGGAGCACGGATACAGGGAGATCTTCCCGCCGTTTTTGGTCAACCGCGCCTCGATGACAGGGACGGGCCAGCTGCCTAAATTTGAGGAAGATATGTACCGGCTGAAAGACGAGGACCTGTTCCTTGTCCCGACCGCGGAGGTGCCACTTACGAACCTTCACATGAATGAGATCCTCGATGAAGAGATCCTGCCGGTCTATTACACTGCCTATACGGCGTGTTTCAGGCGCGAGGCCGGTTCTTACGGCAAGGATACCAAGGGCCTGATGCGCGTCCACCAATTCGATAAGGTCGAATTGGTCAAGTTCGTGAAACCCGGCACGTCCTATGATGAGCTCGAAAAACTCGTCGTGAACGCCGAGAAGGTCCTCCAAAAACTTGACCTGCAGTACAGGATCGTCGCGCTATCTACCGGCGACCTGAGCTTTGCGGCGGCGAAATGCTATGATTTTGAGGCATTCGCCCCCGGTGTCAACGCCTGGCTTGAGGTCTCGAGCTGTTCCAATTTCGAGGATTTCCAGGCGAGGCGCGCCAGCATAAAATTCCGTTCCAAAGATACGGGCAAGTCCGAATATGTCCATACGTTAAACGGCTCGGGCGTGGCCATGGCGCGCACGGTCATCGCCATACTCGAGAATTACCAGAACAAGGACGGCAGCGTGACTATCCCGGAGGTCCTCCGGCCGTACATGGACGGAAAAGACAAAATAGTCCCGCCGAAAAAATAA
- the tsf gene encoding translation elongation factor Ts, whose translation MTATAKIKTEDVKKLRETTGAGVMDCKEALAKSGGDFNKAMAILKEKGLKIAEKKAARTAKAGLISSYVHHDSRIGVLVEINCETDFVARTDDFQKLCRDLSLQVASASPKYLKKEDAPKDLSEEELKQACLFEQAFIKDPALTIKDYVTQIIAKTGENIVVRRFIRYQLGE comes from the coding sequence ATGACAGCCACAGCGAAGATCAAAACTGAAGACGTAAAGAAATTAAGGGAAACCACCGGCGCCGGGGTCATGGATTGCAAGGAAGCGCTGGCCAAGTCCGGCGGCGATTTCAATAAAGCTATGGCCATTTTGAAGGAGAAGGGATTAAAGATAGCAGAGAAAAAGGCCGCGCGCACAGCCAAGGCCGGGCTCATATCCTCGTACGTCCATCACGACTCGAGGATAGGCGTCCTGGTAGAGATCAACTGTGAGACGGATTTCGTGGCGAGGACCGATGATTTCCAGAAGTTGTGCCGGGACCTCTCGCTCCAGGTAGCGTCGGCAAGCCCGAAATACCTCAAGAAGGAAGACGCGCCGAAAGATTTAAGCGAAGAGGAGTTAAAACAGGCCTGTCTTTTCGAGCAGGCGTTCATAAAGGACCCGGCGCTTACGATCAAGGATTACGTGACGCAAATCATAGCCAAGACCGGCGAGAATATAGTAGTCAGGAGATTCATAAGGTACCAATTAGGAGAATAA
- the rpsB gene encoding 30S ribosomal protein S2: MAATQTIKQLLEAGVHFGHQKKRWNPKMKKFIFGEKNGIYIIDLEKTEKALEKALGYLRDIASKGDIVLFVGTKKQAKDVMKEEALRSGMFYVTERWLGGMLTNFATLKKSIKRHKDITRMKEDGTMEKLSKKEVARLTREQAKLNRVLEGVLDMGKVPAAIFIVDSKKEEIAVAEANKLGLAVVGLIDTNCDPDKIDYPIPGNDDAIRSIKLISGMVSDAIMQGRKAYLDGKAAEEARAAAEAGEEEKVEVDEEAVEDLSKKVLKGKKAAPEEPAAKKTKKTTKV; the protein is encoded by the coding sequence TTGGCAGCTACGCAGACTATAAAACAGTTACTTGAAGCGGGAGTCCACTTCGGCCACCAGAAGAAACGTTGGAACCCCAAGATGAAGAAATTCATCTTTGGAGAGAAGAACGGCATCTACATCATCGACCTGGAGAAGACCGAGAAGGCGTTGGAGAAAGCGCTCGGCTATTTGAGGGACATAGCCTCGAAAGGCGATATAGTCCTCTTCGTGGGGACGAAGAAACAGGCGAAGGACGTCATGAAGGAGGAGGCCCTGCGCAGCGGCATGTTTTACGTGACCGAGCGCTGGCTGGGCGGCATGCTCACTAACTTTGCGACGCTCAAAAAATCGATAAAAAGGCATAAAGATATCACCCGGATGAAGGAAGACGGCACCATGGAGAAGCTTTCCAAGAAAGAAGTGGCAAGGCTTACCAGGGAACAGGCGAAACTCAACCGCGTCCTCGAAGGCGTGCTTGATATGGGCAAGGTCCCGGCCGCCATTTTCATAGTCGACTCGAAGAAAGAGGAGATCGCCGTCGCCGAAGCGAATAAACTGGGCCTGGCGGTAGTCGGGCTCATAGATACCAATTGCGACCCGGACAAGATAGATTACCCGATACCCGGCAACGACGACGCCATCCGCTCGATAAAGCTTATTTCGGGCATGGTCTCTGACGCGATAATGCAGGGAAGGAAGGCCTACCTCGACGGAAAAGCCGCCGAAGAAGCGAGGGCCGCCGCCGAAGCCGGCGAAGAGGAGAAGGTTGAAGTGGACGAAGAAGCGGTCGAGGACCTGAGCAAGAAGGTCCTTAAGGGAAAGAAGGCCGCCCCGGAAGAACCGGCAGCGAAGAAAACCAAAAAGACAACAAAGGTCTAA
- a CDS encoding ABC transporter ATP-binding protein — MKLYLRLLKFVKPYIAKLVAANFCMLLNSVVFGFATTAAIFPIINPILRNAPMTVPEKLPQFLRDFINYANAVPRLDLFMYVIIGMVMAFFFRGMFNFLQGYLMTDVSTRVLTDMRRAIYDKLLQFSLDFYNKSHTGALVSRITYDTSVIQNSVTEGLTNLVYQSSQVIVYIFIVFFTRAMYDISWLLVMLSFVVLPIVMLPIVQIGKKLRKISRQTQEQMGDVTTTLVETIGGMRIVKAFSMEPSEKNKFSNQNNGLYKMFMRSAKREKILDWVTEFTAVGWVCLILWLGGRDFIAKGADPAGFIVFIFAIFMLARPLSALGKVNSINQKALGAAERIFDLLDMEMTVREKPGAAKMDDFCDTIVFEKINFSYEKEAVLKGIDLTVKRGEILAIVGPSGSGKSTLVNLIPRFYDPNNGRILIDNNDIKEVTFDSLRGQVGIVTQETILFHDTIKTNIAYGNQAASGEEIINAAKIANAHDFISKLPKGYDTIVGERGYRLSGGERQRIAIARAVLKDEPILILDEATSQLDMESEKLVQDALEKLIRGRTVFVIAHRLSTVKFATKIIVLDKGRIVETGTHEELVRKNGLYKRLYDLQFLEEKGLN; from the coding sequence ATGAAACTCTACCTTCGTTTGCTTAAATTCGTAAAACCCTATATTGCTAAGCTGGTTGCGGCAAATTTTTGCATGCTGTTGAATAGTGTCGTCTTTGGGTTCGCGACCACCGCGGCTATATTTCCTATCATAAACCCAATCTTGCGAAACGCCCCGATGACAGTACCGGAAAAATTACCGCAATTTCTTAGGGATTTTATAAATTATGCTAATGCCGTCCCGCGGCTCGACCTTTTTATGTATGTAATCATCGGCATGGTCATGGCCTTCTTCTTCAGAGGGATGTTCAACTTTCTCCAGGGATATCTCATGACCGATGTCAGCACAAGGGTGCTTACCGACATGAGAAGGGCGATATACGACAAACTTCTGCAATTCTCCCTCGATTTTTACAACAAGTCCCATACGGGCGCGCTCGTATCACGCATAACCTACGATACCAGTGTAATACAAAATTCCGTGACGGAAGGGCTTACGAACCTTGTTTATCAGAGTTCACAAGTTATAGTTTACATATTTATAGTATTCTTTACGCGGGCGATGTACGACATCAGCTGGTTGCTGGTTATGCTCAGTTTCGTGGTGTTGCCGATAGTGATGTTGCCGATAGTGCAGATAGGCAAGAAATTAAGGAAGATCTCCAGGCAGACGCAGGAGCAGATGGGGGACGTCACCACGACTCTCGTCGAGACCATAGGCGGCATGCGCATCGTGAAGGCCTTCTCCATGGAACCCTCAGAAAAAAATAAGTTTTCCAACCAGAACAACGGCCTGTATAAGATGTTCATGAGGTCGGCGAAGAGGGAAAAGATACTCGACTGGGTCACCGAATTTACTGCTGTTGGCTGGGTTTGTTTGATATTGTGGCTGGGAGGAAGGGATTTTATCGCAAAGGGTGCGGATCCCGCGGGTTTCATCGTCTTCATCTTCGCGATATTCATGCTTGCCAGGCCGCTCAGCGCGCTAGGGAAGGTAAATTCCATCAACCAGAAAGCCCTCGGCGCGGCCGAGAGGATATTCGATCTCCTAGATATGGAGATGACGGTCCGCGAGAAGCCCGGCGCCGCCAAAATGGATGACTTTTGCGACACTATCGTATTCGAAAAAATCAATTTCTCGTATGAAAAAGAGGCCGTGCTCAAAGGCATAGATCTCACGGTGAAGCGGGGCGAGATCCTCGCCATAGTAGGACCCAGCGGCAGCGGAAAATCCACCCTGGTGAACCTCATCCCCAGGTTTTACGATCCGAATAACGGCCGTATCCTTATTGATAACAATGACATAAAAGAAGTGACCTTTGACTCGCTGCGCGGCCAGGTAGGCATTGTCACGCAGGAGACGATACTCTTCCACGATACGATAAAGACGAATATTGCCTATGGGAACCAGGCCGCTTCAGGCGAGGAGATAATAAATGCGGCAAAAATCGCCAACGCCCATGATTTCATATCAAAACTTCCCAAGGGCTATGACACGATAGTCGGCGAGAGAGGTTACCGTCTTTCCGGAGGCGAGCGCCAGAGGATAGCAATAGCCCGCGCCGTGCTCAAGGATGAACCTATTTTGATACTGGACGAGGCGACTTCCCAGTTAGACATGGAATCCGAGAAGCTGGTGCAGGACGCCCTGGAGAAGCTCATAAGGGGCAGGACCGTCTTTGTGATCGCCCACAGGCTCTCAACCGTCAAATTTGCCACCAAGATCATCGTCCTGGACAAGGGCAGGATAGTCGAGACAGGAACTCACGAGGAATTAGTCCGCAAGAATGGCCTCTATAAACGTCTCTATGACCTCCAGTTCTTAGAAGAAAAAGGCTTGAATTAA
- the pyrH gene encoding UMP kinase gives MVNTVKPLFKRVLLKISGEALSGDRGYGIDPKACSNIAERIKEVRELGIEVAVVIGGGNIIRGEKFAAKGMDRSTADYMGMLATVINSMALQDSLEKIGCFTRVQTAIQMEQIAEPYIRRRAIRHLEKGRVVIFAGGTGNPYFTTDTAAVLRAVEVCADVILKATKVDGIYSADPVVDKHAKKYDKLKYIEVINKGLKVMDTTAISLCMDNRLPIVVFNLNVKGNIKRACLGEKVGTTVS, from the coding sequence ATGGTCAATACGGTCAAGCCGCTGTTCAAGAGGGTGCTCCTGAAGATAAGCGGGGAGGCGTTAAGCGGCGACCGCGGTTACGGTATCGACCCTAAGGCCTGTTCTAATATCGCCGAGCGGATAAAGGAAGTAAGGGAGCTGGGAATAGAAGTAGCCGTAGTCATCGGCGGCGGAAACATCATCCGCGGCGAGAAATTCGCGGCAAAAGGGATGGATCGCTCGACCGCCGACTACATGGGGATGCTCGCGACTGTCATAAATAGCATGGCGCTGCAGGATTCCCTTGAAAAGATAGGTTGTTTTACCAGGGTCCAGACTGCCATACAGATGGAGCAGATCGCCGAACCGTATATCAGGCGCAGGGCGATCCGCCATCTCGAAAAAGGCCGCGTGGTAATATTCGCCGGCGGCACCGGGAACCCTTATTTTACCACCGATACCGCGGCCGTGCTCAGGGCCGTGGAGGTCTGCGCAGATGTCATACTTAAGGCGACGAAAGTGGACGGCATATATTCGGCCGACCCTGTCGTCGACAAACACGCCAAGAAATACGACAAACTGAAATATATAGAGGTCATAAATAAGGGGCTTAAGGTCATGGACACGACCGCGATAAGCCTCTGCATGGATAACCGCCTGCCGATCGTCGTATTCAATTTAAACGTCAAAGGCAATATCAAACGCGCCTGCCTCGGTGAAAAAGTAGGCACGACCGTCTCATAA
- the frr gene encoding ribosome recycling factor yields the protein MDFEGHTIKEILIDTETRMKKSGEVLSHEFSTVRTGRATPALVDGIRVDYFGTPTPLKSLAAISTPDAKLIVIQPWDATVCGDIEKAILKSDLGITPVNDGKLIRLQIPDLSKERRIELAKVVKKMAEDGRISVRNVRHAAIEHLKKIEKEKIITEDEKFTGQDAIQKLTDKYIAKVEELLAAKEKEITEI from the coding sequence ATGGACTTCGAAGGACATACTATAAAAGAGATACTGATCGATACGGAAACGAGGATGAAAAAGAGCGGGGAAGTGCTCTCGCACGAGTTTTCCACGGTCCGCACAGGCCGCGCGACGCCGGCGCTTGTCGACGGCATAAGGGTAGATTATTTCGGCACGCCGACGCCCTTAAAATCGCTCGCGGCGATATCGACGCCGGACGCGAAACTCATAGTGATCCAGCCGTGGGACGCGACGGTCTGCGGCGATATAGAGAAGGCCATATTAAAATCCGATCTCGGGATAACGCCGGTGAACGACGGGAAGCTCATCCGCCTGCAGATACCGGACCTCTCGAAAGAGCGCCGCATCGAGCTGGCCAAGGTTGTAAAGAAGATGGCCGAGGACGGCAGGATATCCGTAAGGAATGTCCGCCACGCGGCGATAGAGCATTTGAAGAAGATCGAAAAAGAGAAGATCATCACGGAAGACGAGAAGTTCACCGGCCAGGACGCTATCCAGAAGCTGACCGACAAGTATATCGCCAAAGTCGAAGAGCTATTGGCAGCCAAAGAAAAAGAGATAACAGAGATTTAG
- a CDS encoding diguanylate cyclase translates to MTELALTARAALFGDGFNCRIKGFYGRITRKLSSRISKAISSNSFRFSVIAVMFLSLILARVAVHSFGVSLGYLYLIVISLAGIWFGSVGGLFAAAASVLIFSAEIIIFRDWPFRDLVLNGASFRLLAFSLGGIIVGYISEMEKRLKERLKELAYKDELTGCVNYRWTMQILENEIERSERYQKETSIIIIDIDHFKDINDTYGHQAGNDILKAFVDALKNNIRAIDTVGRYGGEEFIIIFPEKNPEEALVAVDRIRERLSGLHMAGRHFKHGLDIRLTFSAGVASFPSNGKNLDVLIDAADKALYRAKNDGRNRTTIEKRRWMRFDPARNIRVEILEPSGKDRLQPLKIKDISQKGMLLIFPNDIPAGELLLKVRFPEEEVISEFKCKVVHKKNEKGLCYVGVNFIDIPVEVENKIANYGASP, encoded by the coding sequence ATGACTGAACTTGCGTTGACGGCGCGCGCCGCACTCTTCGGAGATGGTTTTAATTGCAGGATCAAGGGGTTTTATGGCAGGATAACCAGAAAGTTATCTTCGCGTATCTCAAAGGCCATTTCATCGAACAGTTTCAGGTTTTCTGTTATTGCGGTTATGTTCCTGTCCCTTATCTTGGCAAGGGTAGCGGTGCACTCTTTCGGCGTATCCCTGGGTTATCTCTATTTGATCGTGATATCGCTTGCCGGCATCTGGTTCGGGTCTGTCGGAGGGTTATTTGCGGCGGCGGCCTCCGTACTGATATTCTCCGCGGAAATAATCATTTTCAGGGACTGGCCATTCAGGGACCTCGTACTGAATGGGGCATCTTTCAGGCTGTTAGCTTTTTCCCTCGGGGGCATCATAGTCGGCTACATTTCCGAGATGGAAAAAAGGCTGAAAGAAAGATTAAAGGAATTAGCCTACAAGGACGAGCTTACCGGCTGCGTAAATTACAGATGGACCATGCAAATACTCGAGAACGAGATAGAGCGCAGTGAACGTTATCAAAAAGAGACATCGATAATAATAATCGACATAGACCACTTTAAGGACATTAATGACACGTATGGCCATCAGGCCGGAAACGATATCTTGAAGGCTTTTGTGGATGCGCTCAAAAACAACATAAGGGCTATCGATACCGTAGGCAGGTACGGAGGTGAGGAGTTTATTATCATCTTTCCCGAAAAGAATCCCGAGGAGGCGCTCGTAGCCGTGGACAGGATAAGGGAGCGGCTCTCCGGGCTTCATATGGCGGGCCGGCACTTCAAGCATGGCTTGGATATCCGGTTGACGTTCAGCGCCGGCGTCGCATCTTTCCCCTCAAACGGCAAAAACCTCGATGTCTTGATAGATGCAGCCGATAAGGCGCTTTACAGGGCTAAGAATGACGGCCGCAATCGGACGACCATCGAAAAAAGGAGGTGGATGAGGTTCGATCCCGCCCGCAATATCAGGGTCGAGATCCTCGAACCGTCAGGGAAAGATCGCCTGCAGCCGCTGAAAATAAAAGATATTTCCCAAAAAGGCATGTTGCTTATCTTTCCGAATGATATCCCCGCGGGGGAATTACTGCTGAAGGTCCGTTTTCCCGAAGAAGAGGTTATTTCGGAATTTAAATGTAAAGTGGTCCACAAGAAGAACGAAAAAGGCCTCTGTTATGTCGGCGTTAATTTCATAGATATCCCGGTTGAAGTAGAAAATAAGATAGCGAATTACGGCGCCAGCCCTTAA
- a CDS encoding autotransporter domain-containing protein, giving the protein MGGTVSAEGGSGNTAAWAIDLGNNANVTVQSGGEVKNLGYAVNANGDAIHTGTGAIVDVAGTINVLRQGSGYSNWSNGITAGSGSAVTIESTGHINTYTFGSAAVSLANGGTVTNHGTLTTTNEGGLIYGVVSIMSGNSKIINNNTITNNDGTYAIYMGTGSSSTGNELDLYGNSAITGILYNAGAAGGATVNFGYDGTAADATANTVTTGNIGSSGSAWNGRVWGGANHVTGTSTFNTLQVDLDAALTLDGASVTTGNLTADGMLNIAGGATVGSLFGSGTVANTGAIDRTLTVGDDTSTTFFGTIADGGGAGKLFLTKQGAGTLTLSGTSTYTGATTINGGVIDITADNALGTGAVTINDGTALLFGTVGYDAGSVEISNSINVAGAGDTGIGAINNAGGNNTIKGAIVTTGDASIGSISSTLTITGNITSADNYDLTFTGESNISVEGVIGIGSGSVIKEGTGGLYLSAANTYTGNTTINTGGIIARSSDALGVDSDITVADRATLVLETDLTDVTIANNIISVQGIGPGNYGAIVNSGDNNTISGSITQAGDTTIYSDNGKLTISGAIGGVHALTLAGDGDIDISGVIGEVTGLTKDDGGILTLSGANTYTGATTVNAGILEAGVATQAFGDISEVTVATGATLSLNNFDETIASLSGSGTVNNGGAADKTLTVGNIPLARGNTSTTFSGLIADGGGGRFALVKDGIGVLILDTANTFTGGTTITAGTLQVSNANAVGTGDLTNNATLSVGTTGLSVDGTYTQNAGSALDLTANSSSAFGNITSLCDAVVDAGSTVNVTVGGYMPNNTTLKIINGTGGLNVAVPTTITSSNPKYTFTGLSSNGDLILTVSRLGTGFEPDGRDPNGKKVGKVLDDVVDPTPDMRDVLDTLDSMSNTDVGQALSTFTPVVDSGVTNVSNTAIVQFIGASEDRLVNLYAQARQAEETGVSTGSKGSSGFEAWGRGFGQAAHQDARGNSNGYSATIWGTALGGDIPAFHEKVRFGGSGGYAASNVNSKDNSGKTYINSYQSTFYGGYIDPEKPYYVNGAFAFAYNTYKSKRDIAVGTIARRANSSYRGQQYSVLFDGGYTFKTKHVNITPIASLQYLHLHLQKYTETGADALNLSVAKQDYDMLQSGLGAKLDHPFEFGYGTLTPEVHARWLHDFINDNQDTTSTFAGGGGSFATQGFTPARDALNVGGRLTLVTKGNWSVDANYDFEYKQDYTSHTGWADIRYKF; this is encoded by the coding sequence GTGGGAGGAACAGTTTCGGCTGAGGGGGGGAGTGGCAACACGGCAGCATGGGCTATTGATCTGGGAAATAATGCCAATGTCACGGTGCAAAGCGGAGGAGAAGTCAAAAATTTAGGATATGCCGTCAATGCGAATGGCGATGCCATCCATACCGGGACCGGTGCCATAGTCGATGTGGCCGGTACCATTAATGTCCTTAGGCAGGGTAGCGGTTATAGCAACTGGTCGAACGGCATTACTGCAGGATCCGGTTCAGCCGTTACTATTGAATCAACGGGACATATTAATACTTATACGTTTGGTAGCGCCGCTGTTTCTTTGGCGAACGGCGGGACCGTAACGAATCACGGCACATTGACCACAACCAACGAAGGCGGATTGATTTATGGTGTGGTTTCCATAATGTCCGGTAACAGTAAGATAATCAATAACAATACTATAACAAACAATGATGGTACTTATGCGATCTATATGGGCACCGGTTCATCTTCTACCGGCAACGAGCTTGATTTATACGGAAATTCGGCGATCACGGGGATCTTGTATAACGCCGGCGCCGCGGGCGGCGCTACCGTGAATTTCGGATATGATGGGACTGCGGCCGATGCCACAGCCAACACGGTTACAACCGGAAATATCGGCAGCTCTGGCAGTGCCTGGAACGGCCGGGTATGGGGTGGAGCGAATCACGTTACGGGCACCTCCACATTTAACACTCTACAGGTTGACCTGGACGCTGCTTTGACCCTTGACGGGGCATCCGTGACTACAGGGAATCTTACAGCCGATGGTATGCTGAATATTGCCGGCGGCGCGACAGTAGGTTCACTTTTCGGATCGGGCACCGTTGCTAACACAGGAGCGATAGACAGGACCCTTACGGTAGGAGACGATACTTCAACGACATTTTTCGGAACCATTGCAGATGGCGGAGGCGCAGGTAAGTTATTCCTTACTAAACAGGGCGCGGGAACCCTTACTCTTAGCGGCACAAGCACCTACACCGGAGCCACGACGATTAATGGCGGTGTAATAGATATCACGGCGGATAATGCTCTCGGAACCGGCGCTGTGACGATAAATGACGGGACTGCTCTCTTGTTTGGAACAGTGGGATACGACGCAGGCAGTGTAGAAATATCGAATAGCATCAATGTGGCAGGCGCGGGTGATACCGGCATAGGGGCTATTAATAATGCCGGCGGGAATAATACCATCAAGGGCGCAATTGTTACGACCGGGGACGCGTCTATCGGTTCAATCAGCAGTACGTTGACCATAACCGGTAATATTACCAGCGCGGACAATTATGACCTTACCTTTACCGGTGAAAGCAACATATCTGTAGAGGGCGTGATAGGTATCGGATCCGGCTCCGTAATAAAGGAAGGGACCGGTGGTCTCTACTTGTCGGCGGCCAATACCTATACGGGTAACACTACCATCAATACAGGGGGTATTATTGCCAGGAGCAGCGATGCGTTGGGAGTGGATAGTGATATAACCGTTGCCGACCGCGCCACGCTGGTCCTTGAAACTGATTTGACGGATGTAACCATAGCTAACAATATTATTTCGGTACAGGGAATAGGCCCGGGCAACTACGGCGCAATCGTCAATTCGGGCGATAATAATACCATCTCGGGCTCAATTACCCAAGCCGGCGATACGACCATTTATTCGGATAACGGTAAGTTAACGATAAGCGGGGCCATTGGCGGCGTCCATGCCCTTACGCTGGCGGGCGACGGCGATATCGATATTTCAGGCGTCATAGGTGAAGTCACCGGACTTACCAAAGACGACGGAGGCATTCTTACCTTAAGCGGCGCCAACACCTACACCGGCGCAACTACGGTAAATGCCGGTATTCTTGAGGCAGGTGTCGCGACCCAGGCGTTCGGCGATATATCGGAAGTGACGGTTGCCACAGGAGCGACGCTGTCTTTGAATAATTTTGACGAAACCATAGCTTCACTTTCCGGATCGGGGACGGTAAATAACGGAGGAGCGGCGGATAAGACCCTGACAGTAGGGAATATCCCGTTAGCGCGCGGCAATACCTCAACGACATTCTCCGGGCTTATCGCTGATGGCGGCGGCGGAAGATTTGCGTTGGTCAAAGACGGGATCGGCGTTCTTATCTTAGATACCGCCAACACCTTCACCGGCGGAACGACAATTACCGCCGGCACCCTACAGGTTTCTAACGCCAATGCCGTCGGCACAGGCGACCTTACCAATAACGCTACCTTAAGCGTCGGCACGACCGGTCTTTCGGTCGACGGTACTTATACCCAGAACGCGGGTTCTGCATTAGATCTTACCGCGAATTCCTCCTCTGCCTTCGGTAATATTACCTCCCTGTGCGATGCCGTTGTAGATGCAGGAAGTACGGTCAACGTCACCGTCGGCGGCTACATGCCCAATAACACCACCCTTAAGATAATCAACGGCACCGGCGGACTCAACGTAGCTGTCCCGACCACTATCACATCCTCTAATCCCAAATATACGTTTACGGGTTTGAGCTCAAACGGCGACCTCATCCTGACCGTAAGTCGCCTGGGGACAGGATTCGAGCCTGATGGCCGCGATCCCAACGGCAAGAAGGTAGGTAAGGTCTTAGACGATGTCGTTGACCCCACCCCCGATATGAGAGACGTCCTGGATACCCTGGACTCAATGAGCAATACAGACGTCGGCCAGGCACTTTCAACCTTCACCCCGGTCGTAGACAGCGGTGTAACCAACGTCAGCAATACCGCCATCGTCCAGTTTATCGGCGCCTCAGAGGACAGGCTGGTAAACCTCTACGCCCAGGCGCGTCAAGCGGAAGAGACCGGCGTCTCTACCGGAAGCAAAGGGTCAAGCGGCTTTGAGGCCTGGGGCAGGGGATTCGGCCAGGCCGCCCACCAGGATGCCAGGGGTAACAGTAACGGCTATTCCGCCACCATCTGGGGCACAGCTTTAGGCGGTGATATCCCCGCTTTTCACGAGAAGGTAAGGTTCGGCGGAAGCGGCGGCTATGCGGCATCCAACGTAAATTCCAAAGACAACAGCGGAAAGACCTACATCAACAGCTATCAGTCGACTTTCTACGGCGGATACATCGACCCGGAGAAGCCCTACTACGTAAATGGCGCTTTTGCCTTCGCCTATAACACATATAAGTCAAAAAGGGATATCGCCGTAGGCACGATAGCAAGAAGGGCCAACTCCAGCTATAGAGGCCAGCAGTACTCGGTCCTTTTTGACGGCGGCTATACATTTAAGACTAAGCATGTAAACATAACACCTATCGCATCATTACAATACCTCCACCTGCACCTTCAGAAGTATACCGAGACTGGCGCCGACGCCCTAAACCTAAGTGTTGCGAAACAGGACTACGACATGCTCCAGTCAGGCCTGGGCGCAAAACTCGACCATCCATTTGAGTTCGGCTACGGCACATTAACCCCCGAGGTCCACGCAAGGTGGCTCCATGACTTCATAAACGATAACCAGGATACGACCTCGACCTTCGCAGGCGGCGGCGGCTCATTCGCCACTCAGGGGTTCACCCCTGCGCGCGACGCCTTAAACGTCGGCGGACGTCTTACCCTCGTCACTAAAGGCAATTGGAGCGTCGATGCCAACTATGACTTCGAATACAAGCAGGACTACACCTCCCATACGGGTTGGGCTGATATAAGGTATAAGTTCTAA